One Bos mutus isolate GX-2022 chromosome 21, NWIPB_WYAK_1.1, whole genome shotgun sequence genomic window, GCCCAGGCCAGCTCAGCGTGGCTTCCTGGGGGCCGAGGAGGGTGCGTCGTGCCCGCCGACCCCAGGTGGGCCTGGAGCCAGCAGGAGGGTGCCCACGGGCTGGAGCCGCCGGCTCTGGGCGCCGGGCCCGGGACGTCCTGTTACGTGGTCGCTTTCTGTGCGTCTCCTGTGACAACTGCACGGGAGCCCTGCCGTCTCCTTGGAGGCCGCGCCCAGAATCTGTCAGATTTGTTCCCAGATGTCTTCGGAGTTTTGTTGCTGTTAAATGCTTCTATAAACTAAATTTTTAGACTCGCTGCTGACGGGCTTGAGGCAGTCTGGGGAGCTGCCTGCAGCCGCCTGGCCTGTGCCCCGAGCCCGCCTGGCCGTGGTGCCGTGTGCTGACAGCCCCGCCTGTGCTGCTTTCCAGGACTTCTTCTTCTACTCTCTGGTCTACGACCCCCAGCAGAAGACCCTCCTGGCAGACAAAGGGGAGATCCGGGTGGGGAACCGGTACCAGGCGGACATCACCGACCTGCTGAAAGAAGGTGGGTGGGGTGCGGCGGGCCCAGCACCCCCAGCGCCTGTCGCTGGGCCCTCCACGCTACCTGGAGACTGTTTCTTTTTAGCAGTTAttttcataactttttaaaaactctttctcTGTTCAAAGAGCTTGTTTGAGTGATTGCCAGTATCACTGACTTCTGGTGGATGGTGCTGTCCGCCAGGCCACCGTGCTCGGGGGGCAAAATGCCCGGCTCCCCTGCCCACTCAGGCCACCAGCGGCCCAGGGGTCATGGGCGGGCCTGACCCCTTCCTGCAGCTCAGTCTGTCCCCACGcatgcagcacagggaactcgggCCCCGGTGACCCCCCCCCAGGCCTTGCTTCCTGCAGGGGCCCCGTGGTTGGCAGCAGGCCTGACGTGAGCGGCCCTCATCCCTTGGGTGGTGGCCACGGCCAGGCAAGTGGGGCTGACGCAGGGGGCCGCGGGGTCCACGCTCGTGGGCATCCTGTCCTCTCCTGTCCTGGTCATGCGGCTCGGTGAGGCAGGCCTGGCGGCTGGACCGCGCACGCCCTTGGCCTCAGGGCATTCGGGCGCCTTGCTCTCTTTGgagtctgtgtccctgcagaGCTGGCCCTGTGTGAGGTGCCCAGGCCGCCCGGGGTCCCTGGGTCCCTTGTGGAGCGCGTGGCCGCTGCTCTCTCGTCCTCAGGTGGCCCTGGCGAGCGTCTCCTGCGTCTGTGGGGCGTGGGCCAGGCCTGGCTCCCCTTCTGCTCTGCACCCCGGGTTCCTCTGTGCAGGAATCCCCAGAAGCTTCCTCTCTGTGGCCACCACGCCTCCCGATTCCCCAGCTGCTCCACTCGTCCTGGGCTCTGCCCTTGGCCCGTGTGCACGTTTCCTgttgcacacatgtgcacacacctgTGGCACACCTCACTCGGACCTcacccacacactcacacccacctCCCTGTTGGGGCCTCAGTCTCCGTCTTGGGGCGCCTGCTTGTCTGGTCAGGTGTCAGGGAGGCGCTGAGCCAAGCCCATGGGAAGCGGGTGGCGGGGCGGCTCCCCCGTCTGCCCTGTGTGTCCAGCTCCATCACGGGCGGGCCTGGCCGCTCCTCCCTCCGGCCCTGTGAGCGCTCGCATCATCCTGGGGGCCCCCGCACTGCGTCTCCCGCTGAAACAGAGCCGGCCTCCCTCCGGCCCTGTGAGCGCTCGCATCATCCTGGGGCCCCCGCACTGCGTCTCCCGCTGGAACAGAGCCGGCCGTGCTGGCTGTGGACCCCCCTCCGGGGTCAGGCGTCCTTGGGGGTCCTGGTGAGGCCTCAGGGATGCTGGTGGCTCACGTGTCCAGAGTGCTCACGTTGCTGCTGCCTGGGTGAGCTCACATTGCCCCCTGCCTGGGTACCCGGCGGGGCCGAGCCTCTGTCCTCAGGTGCCCTGGGCTGGCCCTGCCCACAACCCAGGCCTTTCCCACTCCTGACTCGGGGGCCCTGGCGAAGGCCTCAGCTTGCTGTCTCCCCGCACCTCCTGGGGCGTGGGCCCTGCCACTGTGAAGCTGTGCCCCAGCCGTGCGTGTATGTGGCGGCCACAGAGCGTGCCGTGATGCTGCCTGCCAGCCGGCGTGGCGCTGGGACAGGCGTGCCACTGCACCCGGGGTTCTGGGCTTGGCTGCCTGGCCACATCGCTGGGGCCTGGATCCAAGAGGAGGGTCCCCGCCTTACCCGGGGAGGGTCTCAGTGCCAAGGCGCCGCCCGGAGGGAGCGCAGCATGCCCATCCTCCAGACGCCCCATCGCGTCCCACAGCCCCACACCCCAGGCTCTCGGATCTCCATGCCCCATCCCTGGATCAGCCCTGCATGTCTGCGGTGCCGGGCTCCCTCCCGTGGGCCCCTGGCCCAGCGCGcccctgtagcccgccagggtgaCCTCCCCAGGACGAGGGGGCACGTGTCTCTCCAATGACTTTAAGCTGTGGCGGCTCTGCTGACCCGCACCCACCCCAGGCTCCACGGGCTTCCCGAATGCGCGGGGGTCCTGGCCCTGGAAGCAGCTTCCTGCCGAGAGTGACCGTGGCTGAAAGCGTCTGCAGACGTTCAGCTCGGGTGCCCGAGTTGAATGTGGGTGTGACGTGTCCTCCATGCCAGCCCAGCCACGCCGGGTGGGCGTTCTGCAGACCCTCCTCGTGGTCCCATCCCACTGCTGACCAGAGCACACCGGCCCTTGGCACAGGTGCTGCCCAGGACAGAAGCGTCCACGGCCGGGCCCTAGGCTCCCCTGTGCCACCCACAGGCTGAGGGAGAAGACGCCCTGAGACGAGGCCTCCGGCCTCAGGGCCCCGGGTGGTGGGCGAGTGTCTGTGCTGAGCCAGCATCAGTGCGCTGGTGGTGAGGGGCTGGCACGGGGGCCAGGCGCAGTGGCACCTGACCCTGTGGTGGCTCGGGGTAAAGAGCTCAACCGACCATATCCGAACCGCCCGCCCTTCCCCCAGCGGCTGTGCTGCTGCCCTCCTGGTGGCTCCTCCAAGGGCCTGGGGGCCCAGACCCGGACCCCATTCCAGAGGCGAAGGCGTGCCCTGTGCCATGCTCGCCCTGGAGCGCTGACCAGACCGcgtccatgtgtgtgtatgcctgcattcctgtgtgtgcgtgcttgtgtctgtgtgcacgtgtgtgtacacgtgtgtctGTGTACGCGTTTCCGTGTGCTGctttgtgtgtgcacacacgcgtgCTGTGTCCCCGCCCCGGATTCACTtaccctctccctccctgcagAAGGGGGTgctccacccctcaccccagtaGGCCAGGCCCTAAGGGGACCCCTGGGCCCTGAGCTCTCACTAGAGCCTCGGGGCTCCTCCCGCGGCCCCAGCGGCCTCACCCCGCGGCACCCCTTCTCCGCAGGCGAGGAGGACGGCCGAGACCAGTCCAAGCTGGAGACCAAGGTGTGGGAGGCCCGCAACCCACTCGTGGACAAGCAGATTGACCAGTTCCTGGTGGTGGCCCGGTGAGTGCCGGGCAGGCAGGGCACAAGCTGGCACGGCCTTAACTGCTTGCCCACCATGTGGTGGGTTCTGGGACATCTGTCCTCGGGGTGTTGCCCAGTGAAGGGCACATGAGGCCGGTGGGGCGGGGCCTGCTCTGTCGCGACCCCTGTGTGGTCCCTGGGGAGGTCTGGCCCTTCCTGCACGCGGAGCTGGCTGAGGGCTGCTCAGAGCCACCCCCCAACAGGCCGGGGCTCTTTCCGAAGACTGCGGGGTGGGACAGGGTGCCCGTCCAGCTTTGGGACTGGGCGAAGGCCGCTGGGGCGGACGTGGCTGAGCTCTGGGCCTCCCGGACATGAACGGATGTGCTCTGCGGAGCTGTCTCTGCTGAGGCCGCCGCCCTGGCCCCCGCGGGGCAGGTCTGATGAGCACTCAGGGCTGCATgctcccccaccaccccgcccTGGGCCAGGCGCCATCCAGCGCTGGAACCCAAAGGCTGTCTCATGAGAAGAGCTCTGCAGAGACAGGCAGAGTCCCCAAGCTCCAGAGCAGAGCACTCCTCCCCGAGACAGCCGAATCTAGGCCCCTGTGCGTGTCCAGCTCGGCCTGCCTGGCCTCCTGCTTGTCTGCTCCAGCGGTCAGTGTCtcttcccgcccccccccccagctCTGTGGGCACCTTTGCCCGGGCCCTGGACTGCAGCAGCTCCGTCCGGCAGCCCAGCCTGCACATGAGCGCCGCGGCCGCCTCCCGGGACATCACCCTGGTAAGCAGGTGCCAGCCAAGCAAGGCCCAGCACGTTTGCTTAGGTCAACCCCCTGGGCACGGCCCCACCCAGGGCAGGGCTCTCGATGCCCTGGCGTGGCAGCCCCATCTTCGCACAGGTTCAGGCTGACCTGCCCGTCCTGGGGCCGCCctgctccttcctcccaccccatctcggGCAGCAAGTCTCCCAGAAGGAGGCTCAGGTGCCCCAGGCTGGCCCTGCCTGCCCACGGCTCTCTCCCCACATCCTCCCCAGAGGCCCAAGCCTGTGGCCTTCCACACGTGACCCGGGTGTGTCCGCCACCCGGGCTGGGGGTGGGTCCCAGCGCAGGGCCCAGGTGACCCTGCCTCCCGCCCCACACAGTTCCACGCCATGGACACGCTGCACAGGAGCGTGTATGACGTTGCCAAGGCCATCTCAGCCCTGGTGCCGCAGGGTGGGCCCGTGCTCTGCAGGGACGAGATGGAGGAGTGGTCAGCCTCAGAGGCCAGCCTTTTTGAGGAGGCCCTGGAAAAGTACGGGAAAGACTTCACAGACATTCAGCAAGACTTTGTGAGTACCGCGGGGCGGGCTCAGGGCTGCTCTGCTCCCCAGGTCTCTGTGTTCCGTCCCCTCATCTGTTAGAGGTGACGAGGAGGTCCAGCTCCTCGCTGACCCTCGGGCCCTGGGCATGTCCAGGTCCTCGCTGGCCCTCAGGCCCTGGCCGTGTTTGAGTCCGGTTGTTTTTAACCAGCCGAGCTTCCGCATATGTCCTTGGAAGTGTCCCCCAGTGAGCACGTGGGAatcaagtctgcagggacccctcCTGCTCTCACAGTCCCTAAAACACACTTGAGCTCATCTGAAAGGAGGCGAAATGCTGGTCACTCAGAGGAGCACATCCGTGCAGAGAGGGCAGCAGGGTGGCCAGGCCGGCCTGACCACAAGCCCCAGGGAGAGGCCGGGATGCAGCGGCCTTGCCTGCGTCTGATGCCCAGCAGCATCTCCACTGGAACAGATGAAGCTGGTGCCGGGCTCACCACAGGAGGTGGAGAAGAGGTGTGGCCTAGAGGCCCTCAGGGCCCTGCAGAGCCCTGGTGCCACCGGTGCAGGCCGAGCCCTGAGCCGGCCCCTTGACCGACTTGGTAGAGTGTGCTGAAACCTCAGCAGGGCGGCAAGGCCTCCTCACCAGAAATAAGTGGAGTGCGCCCCCTACAGGTCCCAGGCCCCTCGTGCTCCCGTGTGACGGGCCAGGTGCAGGAGATATGCGCCTGCGGTCAACTCACCCCAGCGGGTGTCGTGGGTGAATGTGCTCAGGGAGGCAGGCCCGCAGGTGGCCTGCGAGCCCGGGGTGACACCAGAACAGCGGGAGCAGACGGCGCTCGGTGTGCAGCCCGCAGCCTGGAGGGGACGGGGGCCCGGGTGCCTCCTCCACCCGCCTCATCCCCGGGCACTGCACCAGGGCTGGAAGCACccacccagccagccagccagcaagCCGGGCGCAGTCGCTGTGGCAGGAAGGGAACCTGGGGAGGAGCTTCTCTGCCGTGTGGTCTGCTCAGGAGAGGGCGAGCCTGGGCCCTGACAGTGGCCTGGGCGGGGCCCCACTGACACGCCTCCCTTCCACAGCTTCCCTGGAAGTCACTCACCAGCATCATCGAGTATTACTACATGTGGAAAACCACCGACAGATACGTGCAGCAGGTGAGGGCCAGCCGGTGCGGGCGGGGTCTCCCCTCTACAGACCCAGCTGCTGGCCTCTGACCCTGTGTTCTGTGTTTTAAGAAACGCTTGAAAGCGGCTGAAGCGGAGAGCAAGTTAAAGCAAGTTTATATCCCCAACTAGTAAGTGCACCCCCAGAACACCGCCCCCGTGTCTCCATGTCCCTGGGTGGGCCAGGCCCGCCGCTGGCTTCACGTGGCCAGGTGGTGCCTCCCTGGCTCAGGGTCTAGGCGAGTCAGGGGCCTGTCCTTGAAGCCCAGGATGGCGGGGGCGGCAGAAGGGCAGGACCCAGCCCTGGCTCTCCCTCGGCCAGTCAGGCAGCACTGGGCACGGAGGCTGGAAGCCGTCCCGCCTGGGGTCAGACTCTGACCCGAGTCCGCGGGGAGAGAGCTGGGGTTGGCGGCTGCCCTGTGGCCAGGCGGATGTGGACGGGGCTGCTGGGGTCCCAGAGCCGAGCTCCCGGGGCTCCATGATCCCGTGacgccctccctctctcccttaccCAAGTAACAAGCCAAACCCGAACCAGATCAGCGTCAACAACGTCAAGGCAGGTGTGGTGAACGGCGCAGGGCCGCCAGGCCAGAGCCCTGGGGCCGGCCGGGCCTGCGAGAGCTGTTACAGTAAGTAGCCCCCAGGTGCACCCTAGTCTGCGGCCCTGGGCACCCCTGCACCGTCCCGGGGACCGGCCTGGGGGCGGGGATCGCACTCTGCTTGGAGGAGCCCTGATGGGGAGTGAGGGGAGCGCGGTGCCCAGGCCCGGGGTGGTGTGGGCGGGCGACAGCTGTGGAATGCTCTTTGCCGTCACTGGTTCTGCTTAAGAATCCGTCTATTTTCAACTTTGTTGTCCGTAGCCACCCAGTCTTACCAGTGGTATTCTTGGGGTCCCCCTAACATGCAGTGTCGCCTCTGCGCGTCTTGTTGGACATATTGGAAGAAATATGGTGGCTTGAAAATGCCAACCCGGTTAGATGGAGAGAGGCCGGGACCCAACCGCAGTAACATGGTAAGCCCCGCCCcgtgccccgccccgcccgcccgcgcGCCCCGCCCCTGCGGCCCGGCCCGCGGTCATGGCGCTGTGTCGGGGCGGCGCGCCCCCTTCCGCAGAGCCCCCACGGCATCCCAGCGCGGAGCAGCGGGAGCCCAAAGTTCGCAATGAAGACGAGACAGGCCTTCTACCTGCACACCACCAAGCTCACGCGCATCGCCCGGCGCCTGTGCCGCGAGATCCTGCGCCCCTGGCACGCCGCCCGCCACCCCTACATGCCCATCAACAGCGCGGCTATCAAGGCCGAGTGTGAGTATCCCTTGGggcgggcggggtgggggtgctgcCAGCGGGCGAGCGCACTGACCCTGGCCCCCCTCAGGCACGGCTCGGCTGCCGGAAGCCTCCCAGAGCCCGCTGGTGCTGAAGCAGGCCACGCGGAAGCCCTTGGAGGCCGTGCTGCGGTTCCTCGGTgagcccgcccgccccgccctccGCAGGGTccgccccgcccgcccccaccccgccgcaGGCTCCTGTGAGGATTCGGAGTGGTCTTCCCCATGCTGTTCCCTTTGGGGTGGGCTCCGGGCTGGGTGGGAGGCATGCCCTCCAGGAGGGACGCAGAGAGGGGCGGCCTGGGGCCTTGAGCACTCCATTCGTCCGCGGCCCTTCGTTCTGCTggtctgggctgggctgggatTCGGTCCCTCCCCCTGTGCCCGCATTCCCTTGTGAAAGACTCTGGGAGCTGGCGGGCGCCCAGGAGACGCAGGCGGCTGTGGCCCCTCCTGCTGTCTGGGCTCTGGCCCCGGAGAGCCGCTGAGGGCTGGGGCGCTTGGCAGGTGTAGGCCTGCGCCTCCTGGAGCCGGTCAGCTGACAGAGCCCCTAGTTCATCATCTGGCCAGTGGCCAGCCTGGGCTGCCAGCTTGGTGGCCACTAAGGGGACCTGCTCATTTGTGGGCACCTGGAGCCTGTAGACTGGTGGTGGTCGCTGGTGGGCCCGTCGGCTGGACCGAGGGGTCTAGCCCCAGCCTCTGTCGCTGCCC contains:
- the MTA1 gene encoding metastasis-associated protein MTA1 isoform X3, whose protein sequence is MRLRLLRELLQQPVPDPEDRRAQQALSVCYKTGSGADTGEEGEIEEEMENPEMVDLPEKLKHQLRHRELFLSRQLESLPATHIRGKCSVTLLNETESLKSYLEREDFFFYSLVYDPQQKTLLADKGEIRVGNRYQADITDLLKEGEEDGRDQSKLETKVWEARNPLVDKQIDQFLVVARSVGTFARALDCSSSVRQPSLHMSAAAASRDITLFHAMDTLHRSVYDVAKAISALVPQGGPVLCRDEMEEWSASEASLFEEALEKYGKDFTDIQQDFLPWKSLTSIIEYYYMWKTTDRYVQQKRLKAAEAESKLKQVYIPNYNKPNPNQISVNNVKAGVVNGAGPPGQSPGAGRACESCYTTQSYQWYSWGPPNMQCRLCASCWTYWKKYGGLKMPTRLDGERPGPNRSNMSPHGIPARSSGSPKFAMKTRQAFYLHTTKLTRIARRLCREILRPWHAARHPYMPINSAAIKAECTARLPEASQSPLVLKQATRKPLEAVLRFLETHPRPPKPDPVKSVSGVLSGLTPAKSAPVINNGSPTILGKRSYEQHNGVDGNVKKRLLMPSRGLANHGQTRHMGPSRNLLLNGKAYPTKVRLIRGGSLPPVKRRRMNWIDAPDDVFYMATEETRKIRKLLSSSETKRAARRPYKPIALRPSQALPLRPPPPAPVNDEPIVIED
- the MTA1 gene encoding metastasis-associated protein MTA1 isoform X4, whose amino-acid sequence is MENPEMVDLPEKLKHQLRHRELFLSRQLESLPATHIRGKCSVTLLNETESLKSYLEREDFFFYSLVYDPQQKTLLADKGEIRVGNRYQADITDLLKEGEEDGRDQSKLETKVWEARNPLVDKQIDQFLVVARSVGTFARALDCSSSVRQPSLHMSAAAASRDITLFHAMDTLHRSVYDVAKAISALVPQGGPVLCRDEMEEWSASEASLFEEALEKYGKDFTDIQQDFLPWKSLTSIIEYYYMWKTTDRYVQQKRLKAAEAESKLKQVYIPNYNKPNPNQISVNNVKAGVVNGAGPPGQSPGAGRACESCYTTQSYQWYSWGPPNMQCRLCASCWTYWKKYGGLKMPTRLDGERPGPNRSNMSPHGIPARSSGSPKFAMKTRQAFYLHTTKLTRIARRLCREILRPWHAARHPYMPINSAAIKAECTARLPEASQSPLVLKQATRKPLEAVLRFLETHPRPPKPDPVKSVSGVLSGLTPAKSAPVINNGSPTILGKRSYEQHNGVDGNVKKRLLMPSRGLANHGQTRHMGPSRNLLLNGKAYPTKVRLIRGGSLPPVKRRRMNWIDAPDDVFYMATEETRKIRKLLSSSETKRAARRPYKPIALRPSQALPLRPPPPAPVNDEPIVIED
- the MTA1 gene encoding metastasis-associated protein MTA1 isoform X2, which gives rise to MAANMYRVGDYVYFENSSSNPYLIRRIEELNKTASGNVEAKVVCFYRRRDISSSLIALADKHATLSVCYKTGSGADTGEEGEIEEEMENPEMVDLPEKLKHQLRHRELFLSRQLESLPATHIRGKCSVTLLNETESLKSYLEREDFFFYSLVYDPQQKTLLADKGEIRVGNRYQADITDLLKEGEEDGRDQSKLETKVWEARNPLVDKQIDQFLVVARSVGTFARALDCSSSVRQPSLHMSAAAASRDITLFHAMDTLHRSVYDVAKAISALVPQGGPVLCRDEMEEWSASEASLFEEALEKYGKDFTDIQQDFLPWKSLTSIIEYYYMWKTTDRYVQQKRLKAAEAESKLKQVYIPNYNKPNPNQISVNNVKAGVVNGAGPPGQSPGAGRACESCYTTQSYQWYSWGPPNMQCRLCASCWTYWKKYGGLKMPTRLDGERPGPNRSNMSPHGIPARSSGSPKFAMKTRQAFYLHTTKLTRIARRLCREILRPWHAARHPYMPINSAAIKAECTARLPEASQSPLVLKQATRKPLEAVLRFLETHPRPPKPDPVKSVSGVLSGLTPAKSAPVINNGSPTILGKRSYEQHNGVDGNVKKRLLMPSRGLANHGQTRHMGPSRNLLLNGKAYPTKVRLIRGGSLPPVKRRRMNWIDAPDDVFYMATEETRKIRKLLSSSETKRAARRPYKPIALRPSQALPLRPPPPAPVNDEPIVIED
- the MTA1 gene encoding metastasis-associated protein MTA1 isoform X1; protein product: MPVVGSGSVPCCGVGALQEGGGFPSGVALGCGHQGHLFLPLREGRADPSSSGTDGGPAARSRRRLGHRAVGGCGWSRLLSFCSRWAVLTTVLLDSPTFKRLRLLRELLQQPVPDPEDRRAQQALSVCYKTGSGADTGEEGEIEEEMENPEMVDLPEKLKHQLRHRELFLSRQLESLPATHIRGKCSVTLLNETESLKSYLEREDFFFYSLVYDPQQKTLLADKGEIRVGNRYQADITDLLKEGEEDGRDQSKLETKVWEARNPLVDKQIDQFLVVARSVGTFARALDCSSSVRQPSLHMSAAAASRDITLFHAMDTLHRSVYDVAKAISALVPQGGPVLCRDEMEEWSASEASLFEEALEKYGKDFTDIQQDFLPWKSLTSIIEYYYMWKTTDRYVQQKRLKAAEAESKLKQVYIPNYNKPNPNQISVNNVKAGVVNGAGPPGQSPGAGRACESCYTTQSYQWYSWGPPNMQCRLCASCWTYWKKYGGLKMPTRLDGERPGPNRSNMSPHGIPARSSGSPKFAMKTRQAFYLHTTKLTRIARRLCREILRPWHAARHPYMPINSAAIKAECTARLPEASQSPLVLKQATRKPLEAVLRFLETHPRPPKPDPVKSVSGVLSGLTPAKSAPVINNGSPTILGKRSYEQHNGVDGNVKKRLLMPSRGLANHGQTRHMGPSRNLLLNGKAYPTKVRLIRGGSLPPVKRRRMNWIDAPDDVFYMATEETRKIRKLLSSSETKRAARRPYKPIALRPSQALPLRPPPPAPVNDEPIVIED
- the MTA1 gene encoding metastasis-associated protein MTA1 isoform X5 — translated: MAANMYRVGDYVYFENSSSNPYLIRRIEELNKTASGNVEAKVVCFYRRRDISSSLIALADKHATLSVCYKTGSGADTGEEGEIEEEMENPEMVDLPEKLKHQLRHRELFLSRQLESLPATHIRGKCSVTLLNETESLKSYLEREDFFFYSLVYDPQQKTLLADKGEIRVGNRYQADITDLLKEGEEDGRDQSKLETKVWEARNPLVDKQIDQFLVVARSVGTFARALDCSSSVRQPSLHMSAAAASRDITLFHAMDTLHRSVYDVAKAISALVPQGGPVLCRDEMEEWSASEASLFEEALEKYGKDFTDIQQDFLPWKSLTSIIEYYYMWKTTDRYVQQKRLKAAEAESKLKQVYIPNYNKPNPNQISVNNVKAGVVNGAGPPGQSPGAGRACESCYMSPLRVLLDILEEIWWLENANPVRWREAGTQPQ